Proteins found in one Corynebacterium freneyi genomic segment:
- the lgt gene encoding prolipoprotein diacylglyceryl transferase, with protein sequence MTVDLLANIPSPPQGVWQLGPIPLRGYALSILAGIIIAVLWSKRRYADRGGNPEIVLDVAIVAIPAGIIGGRIYHVMTDWRKYFGEGANPWQAFNITAGGLGIWGAVALGTAAGWLMLKYRKVPVAPMLDAVAPTIILAQGIGRLGNWFNQELYGGPTDLPWGLEIYRRVDEAGNPAPVTGTSTGEVLAVVHPTFLYELVWNVAICLLLVWLDRRFRLGGGLVFALYVAGYTLGRFFIELMRTDAATEVFGGLRINTVTSTVVFLIACAFVVALRNRRREAPEEVRGGASHGADAAVEG encoded by the coding sequence GTGACCGTCGACCTCCTGGCCAACATCCCCTCGCCCCCGCAGGGCGTGTGGCAGCTCGGGCCCATCCCGCTGCGCGGCTACGCGCTGTCGATCCTGGCCGGCATCATCATCGCCGTGCTGTGGTCCAAGCGCCGCTACGCCGATCGCGGCGGCAACCCGGAGATCGTCCTCGACGTGGCCATCGTGGCCATCCCGGCGGGCATCATCGGCGGCCGCATCTACCACGTGATGACGGACTGGCGGAAGTACTTCGGCGAGGGCGCCAACCCGTGGCAGGCGTTCAACATCACCGCCGGCGGCCTGGGCATCTGGGGCGCCGTCGCGTTGGGCACGGCGGCCGGCTGGCTGATGCTGAAGTACCGGAAGGTCCCCGTGGCACCGATGCTCGACGCGGTGGCCCCGACGATCATCCTCGCCCAGGGCATCGGCCGCCTGGGCAACTGGTTCAACCAGGAACTCTACGGCGGCCCCACCGACCTGCCGTGGGGCCTGGAGATCTACCGTCGCGTCGACGAAGCCGGCAATCCGGCCCCGGTCACCGGCACGTCGACCGGAGAGGTCCTCGCCGTCGTGCACCCGACGTTCCTCTACGAACTGGTGTGGAACGTCGCCATCTGCCTCCTGCTCGTCTGGCTCGACCGACGCTTCCGCCTCGGCGGCGGCCTCGTCTTCGCCCTCTACGTCGCCGGCTACACCCTCGGCCGCTTCTTCATCGAACTGATGCGCACCGACGCCGCCACCGAAGTCTTCGGCGGCCTGCGCATCAACACCGTCACCTCCACGGTGGTGTTCCTCATCGCATGCGCATTCGTCGTCGCACTGCGGAATCGACGTCGTGAAGCACCCGAAGAAGTGCGCGGCGGGGCGAGCCACGGCGCGGACGCCGCCGTAGAGGGCTAG
- the trpA gene encoding tryptophan synthase subunit alpha: MSLADVFARVRAEDRAAFIAYLPAGYPTVEGSIDAINAVVDAGADVIEVGLPYSDPMMDGPTIQEAADIALDAGFRIKDLFRVVGEVTAAGGKCVTMTYWNPVLQYGPEKFAEDFAAAGGLGAIIPDLIPEEAERWLAAAEKHGLDTIFLVAPSSSNERIALTTAASGGFVYATSHMGVTGAQKAVDSAAGVLVSRTREYTDLPVCVGLGVSNGEQAKEIAGFADGVIVGSALIKAAAAGRDDLVALAKELAAGVRAGERA; the protein is encoded by the coding sequence GTGAGCCTCGCAGACGTTTTCGCCCGGGTGCGCGCGGAGGACCGCGCCGCCTTCATCGCGTACCTGCCCGCCGGGTACCCGACCGTCGAAGGGTCGATCGACGCCATCAACGCCGTGGTCGACGCCGGCGCCGACGTTATCGAGGTCGGCCTGCCGTACTCCGACCCGATGATGGACGGCCCGACGATCCAGGAGGCCGCCGACATCGCGCTCGACGCGGGGTTCCGCATCAAGGACCTCTTCCGCGTCGTCGGCGAGGTCACCGCCGCAGGCGGCAAGTGCGTGACCATGACGTACTGGAACCCGGTGCTGCAGTACGGTCCCGAAAAGTTCGCCGAGGACTTCGCCGCCGCCGGCGGCCTGGGCGCGATCATCCCGGACCTGATCCCGGAGGAGGCGGAACGCTGGCTCGCCGCGGCCGAGAAGCACGGGCTGGACACCATCTTCCTCGTCGCCCCGTCGTCGTCGAACGAGCGCATCGCGCTGACCACCGCGGCCTCCGGCGGATTCGTGTACGCCACCAGCCACATGGGCGTCACCGGCGCTCAGAAGGCCGTCGACTCGGCCGCCGGCGTGCTGGTTTCCCGCACCCGCGAATACACCGACCTGCCGGTGTGCGTCGGCCTGGGCGTGTCCAACGGTGAACAGGCCAAGGAGATCGCGGGCTTCGCCGACGGCGTCATCGTCGGCTCCGCCCTCATCAAGGCCGCGGCCGCCGGTCGCGACGATCTCGTCGCCCTGGCGAAGGAACTCGCCGCCGGCGTGCGGGCGGGGGAGCGGGCGTGA
- the trpB gene encoding tryptophan synthase subunit beta: MRHNGRVNDQDFKKQDVAGGRLPTVGEVISRTTDHEPDELGHWGQWGGTYIPEALMSIIGEVTEGYAKARADEAFLAELDRLQRDYTGRPSPLYPAAKFGEMIGAQVWLKREDLNHTGSHKINNVLGQVLLAKNMGKTKIIAETGAGQHGVATATACALLGLECRIYMGAVDAERQALNIARMRLLGADVIEVQIGSRTLKDAINEAMRYWVANADDTYYCFGTAAGPHPFPAMVRDFQRVIGAEARQQILAATGELADAVIACVGGGSNAIGLFHHFIDDESVRLIGAEAAGDGIETGRHAAPISAGGNPGVFQGSFAALMQDEDGQIIESHSISAGLDYPGVGPEHSMLADSGRAQYVPITDTQAMEAFRDLSRTEGIIPAIESAHAVAAARVVAGKLRDELGREPVLIVNVSGRGDKDVDTAARWFDLHPESIRTPAQTTGPDTAEHELSDQLSDEKKEQGK, translated from the coding sequence ATGCGTCACAATGGTCGGGTGAACGATCAGGATTTCAAGAAACAGGACGTCGCCGGCGGCCGTCTGCCCACGGTGGGCGAGGTCATTTCCCGGACCACCGACCATGAGCCCGATGAGCTGGGCCACTGGGGCCAGTGGGGCGGCACCTACATCCCCGAGGCCCTGATGTCCATCATCGGCGAAGTCACGGAGGGCTACGCCAAGGCCCGGGCCGACGAGGCCTTCCTGGCCGAGCTCGATCGCCTGCAGCGCGATTACACCGGCCGCCCGTCGCCGCTGTACCCGGCGGCCAAGTTCGGCGAGATGATCGGCGCGCAGGTGTGGCTCAAGCGCGAGGATCTCAACCACACGGGCAGCCACAAGATCAACAACGTGCTCGGCCAGGTGCTGCTGGCCAAGAACATGGGCAAGACCAAGATCATCGCCGAGACCGGCGCCGGCCAGCACGGAGTGGCCACCGCGACGGCGTGCGCGCTGCTGGGCCTGGAGTGCCGCATTTACATGGGGGCGGTCGATGCGGAGCGCCAGGCGCTCAACATCGCCCGCATGCGTCTGCTCGGCGCCGACGTCATCGAGGTGCAGATCGGTTCCCGCACCCTGAAGGACGCGATCAACGAGGCGATGCGCTACTGGGTCGCCAACGCCGACGACACGTACTACTGCTTCGGCACCGCCGCCGGCCCGCACCCGTTCCCGGCGATGGTCCGCGACTTTCAGCGCGTCATCGGCGCCGAGGCCCGTCAGCAGATCCTCGCCGCCACCGGCGAGCTGGCCGACGCCGTCATCGCGTGCGTCGGCGGCGGCTCCAACGCCATCGGTCTGTTCCACCACTTCATCGACGACGAGTCGGTCCGCCTCATCGGCGCCGAGGCCGCCGGCGACGGCATCGAGACCGGTCGCCACGCCGCCCCGATCTCCGCGGGCGGCAACCCGGGCGTCTTCCAGGGTTCCTTCGCGGCCCTCATGCAGGACGAGGACGGCCAGATCATCGAGTCGCACTCCATTTCCGCCGGCCTGGACTACCCGGGCGTCGGCCCGGAGCACTCCATGCTCGCCGACTCTGGCCGGGCGCAGTACGTTCCCATCACGGACACTCAGGCGATGGAGGCCTTCCGCGACCTGTCCCGCACCGAGGGCATCATCCCCGCCATCGAATCCGCGCATGCGGTCGCGGCGGCGCGGGTCGTCGCAGGGAAGCTTCGCGACGAGCTGGGCCGCGAGCCGGTCCTCATCGTCAACGTCTCCGGTCGGGGAGACAAGGACGTCGACACCGCGGCGCGGTGGTTCGACCTGCACCCGGAGTCCATCCGCACGCCCGCGCAGACCACCGGTCCGGACACCGCGGAGCACGAATTGAGCGACCAGCTGAGCGACGAGAAGAAGGAGCAGGGCAAGTGA
- the trpC gene encoding indole-3-glycerol phosphate synthase TrpC, which translates to MATVLDDIIAGVREDLAAREAKVPYEEIKARSLDAPPALDAVAALSRPGVQVIAEVKRASPSKGELADIPEPAVLAKQYADNGAAVISCLTEERRFRGSLADLDAVRAAVDIPVLRKDFIVTPYQVHEARAHGADLVLLMCSALDQPALESLLDRTESLGMNALVEAHTAEEVDRALAAGAKILGINARNLKTLDVDMGVYGQLGPMLPDSVVKVAESGVKGPEDLRAYADQGADCVLVGEGLVTAGDPGEACRRLVAAGQHPASRA; encoded by the coding sequence ATGGCAACGGTTCTCGACGACATCATCGCCGGCGTGCGCGAGGATTTGGCCGCCCGCGAGGCGAAGGTTCCCTACGAGGAGATCAAGGCCCGCTCGCTCGACGCCCCGCCGGCCCTCGACGCCGTCGCAGCGCTGTCGCGCCCGGGCGTGCAGGTCATCGCGGAGGTCAAGCGCGCCTCCCCGTCGAAGGGCGAACTGGCCGACATCCCCGAGCCCGCAGTGCTGGCCAAGCAGTACGCCGACAACGGCGCCGCCGTCATCTCCTGCCTCACCGAGGAGCGCCGTTTCCGCGGATCGCTGGCCGACCTCGACGCCGTGCGCGCGGCAGTGGACATCCCGGTGCTGCGCAAGGACTTCATCGTCACGCCGTACCAGGTCCACGAGGCCCGCGCCCACGGCGCCGACCTGGTGCTGCTGATGTGCTCCGCGCTGGACCAGCCGGCCCTGGAATCGCTGCTCGACCGCACCGAGTCGCTGGGCATGAACGCGCTGGTCGAGGCGCACACCGCCGAAGAAGTCGACCGTGCGCTCGCCGCCGGCGCGAAGATCCTGGGCATCAACGCCCGCAACCTCAAGACCCTCGACGTCGACATGGGCGTCTACGGGCAGCTGGGCCCGATGCTGCCGGATTCCGTGGTCAAGGTCGCCGAGTCGGGCGTCAAGGGGCCGGAGGACCTGCGGGCCTACGCCGACCAGGGCGCCGACTGCGTGCTCGTCGGCGAGGGCCTGGTCACCGCCGGCGATCCGGGCGAGGCCTGCCGCCGTCTCGTCGCCGCCGGGCAGCACCCCGCCTCGCGCGCGTAG
- a CDS encoding TIGR02234 family membrane protein: protein MTDKSAEKKSDRRPGIALLLTLASAAGLWLAGRAAWLTVTTFDDKSGEAVNDLVGATWAPESTALALALAAAVAATLIMGGIGRRIVGGLAAVIAAAAAWSPLQLLTAGADPERALDLLSSGAATQRANAPVTVSDWAQIQDLQIHNLGPILSIIAAALGVLGGVLLLVRPGGHVAKRRSGAYETPEVRRERVREDLSHEPESGRVLWDALDAGVDPTDMDEVDAEAADVDPTDVDPTDGDATSGNGDAARD, encoded by the coding sequence ATGACCGATAAGTCCGCCGAGAAGAAGTCCGATCGCCGTCCCGGCATCGCGCTGCTGCTGACGCTCGCGTCGGCGGCGGGCCTGTGGCTGGCCGGACGCGCGGCATGGCTGACGGTGACCACGTTCGACGACAAGTCGGGCGAGGCGGTCAACGACCTCGTCGGCGCGACGTGGGCGCCGGAGTCCACCGCGCTGGCACTGGCCCTGGCCGCCGCCGTCGCCGCGACGCTGATCATGGGCGGCATCGGCCGGCGCATCGTCGGCGGCCTGGCCGCCGTCATCGCCGCCGCGGCCGCGTGGTCGCCGCTGCAGCTGCTCACCGCCGGCGCCGACCCCGAACGGGCGCTGGACCTGCTGTCGTCCGGTGCGGCGACCCAACGGGCCAACGCGCCGGTGACGGTGTCGGACTGGGCGCAGATCCAGGACCTGCAGATCCACAACCTGGGGCCCATCCTGTCCATCATCGCCGCAGCCCTGGGAGTGCTCGGCGGCGTGCTGCTGCTGGTGCGTCCCGGCGGACACGTCGCAAAGCGACGCTCCGGCGCGTACGAAACCCCGGAGGTCCGCCGCGAACGAGTCCGCGAGGACCTGTCCCACGAGCCCGAGTCGGGCCGCGTCCTGTGGGACGCGCTCGACGCGGGCGTGGACCCCACCGACATGGATGAGGTGGACGCGGAGGCGGCCGACGTGGACCCGACGGACGTGGACCCGACCGATGGGGACGCGACGAGCGGGAACGGGGACGCCGCGCGCGATTGA
- a CDS encoding anthranilate synthase component I yields the protein MTRTSTRTSMTSRERFRVLARDHRVVPVIKRVLADGETALSAYRKLAADRPGTFLLESSDVGQSWSRWSMIGCGSRTALTVVDGEARWIGTAPKGAPEGGDPLVALRETLRLLHSELPLDDAAVAAGSVPPFTSGLMGYFGHDIIRFIERKLPDTCVDDLDVPEMVQLLVEDLAVVDHHEGVMWLVANQINWDGSDERVDAAYDDAVSRIDAMLAKLAAPLSTPPAVVELPEPEVRRQRTPEEHMRRIETCKEHIRAGDAFQIVLSQRFEMDTDATALEIYRMLRMTNPSPYMFLINVPDESMSETAFQIVGSSPESLVQVKGRRVVTNPIAGTRPRGDDVEADILLEKELLADEKENSEHLMLVDLGRNDLGRVCEPGTVKVHDFRHIERYSHVMHLVSTVTGTLADDATAVDAFAATFPAGTLSGAPKPSALAIIDRLEDTRRGVYGGTVGYFDFRGNTDQAITIRSGLIKDGTVYVQAGGGIVADSDPEAEDAETRNKAAAVLRAVAAAETIRDATGNGGSDDR from the coding sequence ATGACGCGAACCTCGACGCGAACTTCGATGACCTCCCGGGAGCGCTTCCGCGTCCTGGCGCGGGACCACCGCGTGGTGCCGGTGATCAAGCGGGTGCTGGCCGACGGCGAAACCGCCCTGTCCGCCTACCGCAAGCTCGCCGCCGACCGCCCCGGCACGTTCCTGCTGGAGTCGTCGGACGTGGGGCAGTCGTGGTCGCGCTGGTCGATGATCGGTTGTGGTTCGCGCACGGCGCTGACCGTCGTCGATGGTGAGGCCCGGTGGATCGGAACGGCTCCGAAGGGCGCGCCCGAGGGCGGCGATCCGCTCGTCGCGCTGCGCGAGACCCTGCGGCTGCTGCACAGCGAGCTTCCGCTTGACGACGCCGCCGTGGCGGCCGGTTCGGTGCCGCCGTTCACTTCCGGCCTGATGGGCTATTTCGGACACGACATCATCCGTTTCATCGAGCGCAAGCTGCCCGACACGTGCGTCGATGATCTCGACGTGCCGGAGATGGTGCAGCTGCTGGTCGAGGACCTCGCCGTCGTCGATCACCACGAGGGCGTGATGTGGCTGGTGGCCAACCAGATCAACTGGGACGGCTCCGATGAGCGCGTCGACGCCGCCTACGACGATGCCGTGTCCCGCATCGACGCGATGCTGGCCAAGCTCGCCGCACCGCTGTCGACGCCGCCGGCGGTGGTGGAGTTGCCGGAACCGGAGGTGCGTCGCCAGCGCACGCCCGAGGAACACATGCGGCGCATCGAGACGTGCAAGGAGCACATCCGCGCCGGCGACGCGTTCCAGATCGTGCTTTCGCAGCGCTTCGAGATGGACACCGACGCCACCGCGCTGGAGATCTACCGCATGCTGCGGATGACCAACCCCAGCCCGTACATGTTCCTGATCAACGTGCCCGACGAGTCGATGTCGGAGACGGCCTTCCAGATCGTGGGTTCCTCGCCGGAGTCGCTGGTGCAGGTGAAGGGGCGCCGCGTGGTCACCAATCCGATCGCCGGCACTCGCCCGCGCGGCGACGACGTCGAGGCGGACATCCTGCTGGAAAAGGAGCTGCTGGCCGACGAGAAGGAAAACAGCGAGCATCTCATGCTCGTCGACCTGGGCCGCAACGATCTCGGCCGCGTGTGCGAGCCGGGCACGGTGAAGGTCCACGACTTCCGTCACATCGAGCGGTACTCGCACGTCATGCACTTGGTGTCCACCGTCACGGGCACGCTGGCCGACGATGCCACGGCCGTCGACGCTTTCGCGGCGACGTTCCCGGCGGGCACGCTGTCGGGGGCTCCGAAGCCGAGCGCGCTGGCCATCATCGACCGGCTGGAGGACACCCGCCGCGGCGTGTACGGCGGTACGGTCGGCTACTTCGATTTCAGGGGCAACACCGACCAGGCCATCACCATCCGCAGCGGCCTGATCAAGGACGGCACGGTGTACGTGCAAGCCGGCGGCGGCATCGTCGCCGACTCCGACCCGGAGGCCGAAGACGCCGAGACCCGGAACAAGGCCGCGGCCGTGCTGCGCGCCGTCGCCGCCGCCGAGACCATCCGCGACGCCACGGGAAACGGGGGATCCGATGACCGATAA
- the hisI gene encoding phosphoribosyl-AMP cyclohydrolase, which produces MSADAVNGPTLTVGTRNPDDPSTWDLAPDLAARLKRNDVGLVPAIVQEAGTGEVLMLAWMDDHALAYTLGTRRGTYWSRSRGEYWIKGMTSGHFQKVLHVALDCDHDTVLVTVEQTGAACHTGAHSCFDVDPLI; this is translated from the coding sequence ATGAGCGCGGATGCGGTGAACGGGCCGACGTTGACCGTCGGCACGCGAAACCCCGACGACCCGTCCACGTGGGATCTGGCCCCCGACCTGGCCGCCCGCCTCAAGCGCAACGACGTCGGCCTGGTGCCCGCGATCGTGCAGGAGGCCGGCACCGGCGAGGTGCTCATGCTGGCCTGGATGGACGACCATGCGCTGGCGTACACGCTGGGCACCCGCCGCGGCACGTACTGGTCGCGGTCGCGCGGCGAGTACTGGATCAAGGGCATGACGTCGGGGCATTTCCAGAAGGTCCTCCACGTCGCCCTGGACTGTGACCACGACACGGTCCTGGTCACCGTCGAGCAGACCGGCGCGGCCTGCCACACGGGCGCGCATTCCTGCTTCGACGTCGATCCGCTGATCTAG
- the hisF gene encoding imidazole glycerol phosphate synthase subunit HisF, producing the protein MSVAIRVIPCLDVNDGRVVKGVNFENLRDAGDPVELARRYNEEGADELTFLDVTASKDGRGTMLDVVRRTAEQVFIPLTVGGGVRSVEDVDQLLRAGADKVSVNTSAIARPELLRELSQRFGAQCIVLSVDARRVPEGGQPQPSGFEVTTHGGSKSAGIDAVEWARRGEELGVGEILLNSMDGDGTKDGFDLELLRKVRAAVDVPIIASGGAGAAEHFPPAVDAGADAVLAASIFHFGEVSIREVKDAMADAGIEVRR; encoded by the coding sequence ATGTCCGTCGCGATCCGCGTCATCCCCTGCCTGGACGTCAACGACGGCCGCGTGGTCAAGGGCGTCAACTTCGAAAACCTCCGTGACGCCGGCGACCCGGTCGAACTGGCGCGCCGCTACAACGAGGAGGGCGCCGACGAGCTGACCTTCCTCGACGTCACCGCCTCGAAGGACGGTCGCGGCACCATGCTCGACGTCGTGCGCCGCACCGCCGAGCAGGTTTTCATTCCGCTGACCGTCGGCGGCGGCGTCCGCAGCGTCGAGGACGTCGACCAGCTGCTGCGGGCGGGGGCGGACAAGGTCAGCGTCAACACCTCCGCCATCGCCCGTCCGGAGCTGCTTCGCGAGCTGTCGCAGCGTTTCGGCGCCCAGTGCATCGTCCTGTCCGTCGACGCCCGCCGCGTGCCCGAGGGAGGACAGCCCCAGCCCTCCGGTTTCGAGGTGACCACTCACGGCGGCTCGAAGTCCGCGGGCATCGACGCCGTCGAGTGGGCCCGTCGCGGCGAGGAGCTCGGCGTGGGCGAGATCCTGCTCAACTCCATGGACGGCGACGGCACGAAGGATGGCTTCGATCTGGAGCTGCTGCGCAAGGTTCGCGCCGCCGTCGACGTGCCGATCATCGCCTCCGGTGGCGCGGGCGCGGCCGAGCACTTCCCTCCGGCCGTCGACGCCGGCGCCGACGCGGTGCTGGCCGCGTCGATCTTCCACTTCGGCGAGGTTTCGATCCGCGAGGTCAAGGACGCCATGGCCGACGCCGGCATCGAGGTCCGTCGATGA
- a CDS encoding inositol monophosphatase family protein, with product MADLEPRALLAMAEAAVDEVEDLFTVNLGADPLVTKARGDFATEIDLAIERRLRELLLHFTGFPVHGEEYGVGDDGPTPDTVWVVDPIDGTTNYAAGFPMCAILVALVHKGEPIVALASMPLLGRRVTATLGGGTRVNGREVHMDPKSGRPVSIAFGSVIARHDGTFPRDWRQLLLSAVGDRYPTIRISGSVGVDLAATAAGSFGGTVTFSPHVWDNAAGVLLIREAGGVVTDLTGEPWRVGSVGVLAGTEEVHAGLLHIIRGLLPPTDFRA from the coding sequence ATGGCGGATCTGGAACCCCGGGCCCTGCTGGCGATGGCGGAGGCGGCGGTCGACGAGGTCGAGGACCTCTTCACCGTCAACCTCGGCGCCGACCCTCTGGTGACCAAGGCCCGCGGCGACTTCGCCACGGAAATCGACCTGGCCATCGAGCGTCGTCTTCGCGAGCTGCTCCTGCACTTCACCGGGTTCCCCGTGCACGGCGAGGAGTACGGCGTGGGCGACGACGGGCCGACCCCCGACACCGTGTGGGTCGTCGATCCCATCGACGGCACCACCAACTATGCGGCGGGTTTCCCCATGTGCGCGATTCTCGTGGCGCTGGTGCACAAGGGCGAACCCATCGTGGCGCTGGCGTCGATGCCGCTGCTGGGCCGCCGTGTCACCGCGACACTGGGCGGCGGCACCCGCGTCAACGGCCGCGAGGTCCACATGGACCCCAAGTCCGGCCGTCCCGTGTCCATCGCCTTCGGTTCCGTCATCGCCCGCCACGACGGCACCTTCCCCCGCGACTGGCGGCAGCTGCTGCTGTCGGCGGTGGGGGACCGCTATCCGACGATCCGCATCTCCGGATCCGTCGGCGTCGATCTGGCCGCCACCGCCGCCGGGTCCTTCGGCGGAACGGTGACCTTTTCCCCGCACGTGTGGGACAACGCCGCGGGTGTGCTGCTCATCCGCGAAGCCGGCGGCGTGGTCACCGACCTGACCGGCGAGCCGTGGCGCGTCGGCTCCGTCGGCGTTCTCGCCGGCACGGAGGAGGTCCATGCGGGCCTGCTCCACATCATCCGCGGCCTGCTGCCGCCCACCGACTTCCGGGCCTGA
- the priA gene encoding bifunctional 1-(5-phosphoribosyl)-5-((5-phosphoribosylamino)methylideneamino)imidazole-4-carboxamide isomerase/phosphoribosylanthranilate isomerase PriA: MTLTLLPAVDVADGQAVRLVQGAAGSETHYGAPLDAAMNWQNAGAEWIHLVDLDAAFGRGSNYELLKDVVGKLDIDVELSGGIRDTESLEAALATGCRRVNIGTAALENPEWCKEIIGSYGDRVAIGLDVRQIEGEWRLRGRGWVSDGGDLWEVLERLDSEGCSRFVVTDVSKDGTLAGPNLDLLRDVAAATDAPIVASGGVSSLADVEAIKTLVSEGVDSAIIGKALYAGRFTLEEALAVARS, encoded by the coding sequence ATGACCTTGACCCTCCTGCCCGCCGTTGACGTCGCCGATGGACAGGCCGTCCGCCTGGTCCAGGGTGCCGCGGGTTCCGAGACGCACTACGGTGCGCCGCTCGACGCCGCCATGAACTGGCAGAACGCCGGTGCGGAGTGGATTCACCTCGTCGACCTCGACGCCGCCTTCGGGCGTGGCTCGAACTACGAGCTGCTCAAGGACGTCGTCGGCAAGCTCGACATCGACGTCGAGCTGTCCGGCGGCATCCGCGACACCGAGTCACTCGAGGCGGCGCTGGCCACCGGCTGCCGTCGCGTCAACATCGGCACCGCCGCCCTGGAGAATCCGGAGTGGTGCAAGGAGATCATCGGCAGCTACGGCGATCGCGTCGCCATCGGCCTGGACGTCCGCCAGATCGAGGGCGAGTGGCGCCTGCGCGGCCGCGGTTGGGTTTCCGACGGCGGCGACCTGTGGGAGGTGCTCGAGCGTCTCGACTCCGAGGGTTGCAGCCGTTTCGTGGTCACCGACGTGTCCAAGGACGGCACCCTGGCCGGACCGAACCTGGATCTGCTTCGCGACGTCGCCGCGGCGACCGACGCCCCGATCGTCGCGTCCGGCGGAGTGAGCTCCCTGGCCGACGTCGAGGCCATCAAGACCCTCGTGTCCGAGGGCGTCGACTCCGCGATCATCGGCAAGGCGCTCTACGCCGGCCGGTTCACGCTGGAGGAGGCCCTGGCGGTGGCGCGCTCCTAG
- the hisH gene encoding imidazole glycerol phosphate synthase subunit HisH, with protein MTTVAILDYGSGNLRSAERAVASTGVDVVVTAEPDIVMNADGLLVPGVGAYAACMEGLHRVQGPRLIGSRLAGGRPVFGICVGMQVLFDRGVEYAEGIHADEVDSSARAVGTPGCGEWPGTVERLDAAILPHMGWNTVDVPGGSEMFRGIDDERFYFVHSYAARRWELDADSRIAAPLVTWTTHENDRFVSAVENGPLWATQFHPEKSGDAGLALLRNWVDTLR; from the coding sequence ATGACCACCGTCGCAATCCTCGACTACGGCTCCGGCAATCTGCGCTCCGCCGAGCGCGCCGTGGCCTCCACCGGCGTGGACGTCGTCGTCACCGCCGAACCGGACATCGTCATGAACGCCGACGGGCTGCTCGTCCCCGGCGTCGGCGCCTACGCCGCCTGCATGGAGGGCCTCCACCGCGTGCAGGGCCCGCGCCTCATCGGCTCCCGGCTGGCCGGCGGTCGGCCCGTGTTCGGCATCTGCGTGGGCATGCAGGTGCTCTTCGACCGCGGCGTCGAGTACGCCGAGGGAATCCACGCCGACGAGGTCGACTCGTCGGCGCGCGCCGTCGGAACGCCCGGCTGCGGCGAATGGCCCGGCACCGTCGAACGTCTCGACGCCGCGATCCTGCCGCACATGGGCTGGAACACCGTCGACGTCCCCGGGGGCAGCGAGATGTTCCGCGGCATCGACGACGAGCGCTTCTACTTCGTGCACTCCTATGCCGCCCGCCGCTGGGAGCTCGACGCCGACTCCCGCATCGCCGCTCCGCTGGTGACCTGGACCACCCACGAAAACGACCGTTTCGTCTCCGCAGTGGAAAACGGCCCGCTGTGGGCCACCCAGTTCCACCCCGAAAAGTCCGGCGACGCGGGTCTGGCCCTGCTGCGCAACTGGGTCGACACTCTGCGCTGA
- a CDS encoding low molecular weight phosphatase family protein: MTNPLLNRQFEIVREDMHRLYGSLHTADHIDALMDATIAERTAGATVDTFLPVIVERIVSEKLEQQAADAGVADPKPREEILFVCQRNSGRSQLATAITSWLVGDRIFVRTVGLEPVGGINETVLKVLAERGIPADHLHQTEIVARTVHRADVVVLLGVDERPDIPGDRYVEWDIADPENASIEEVRAIADDVERHVRALLADMGFDEALSA, encoded by the coding sequence ATGACCAACCCGCTGCTCAACCGCCAGTTCGAGATCGTCCGCGAGGACATGCACCGCCTCTACGGATCGCTCCACACCGCCGACCACATTGACGCGCTCATGGACGCCACCATCGCCGAGCGCACCGCCGGAGCCACGGTCGACACCTTCCTCCCCGTCATCGTGGAGCGCATCGTGTCCGAGAAGCTGGAACAGCAGGCGGCCGACGCCGGCGTCGCCGACCCGAAGCCCCGCGAGGAAATCCTCTTCGTCTGCCAGCGCAACTCCGGCCGTTCCCAGCTCGCCACGGCCATCACCTCGTGGCTCGTCGGCGACCGGATCTTCGTCCGCACCGTGGGCCTGGAACCGGTCGGCGGCATCAACGAGACCGTTTTGAAGGTCCTCGCCGAGCGCGGCATCCCGGCCGATCACCTGCACCAGACGGAAATCGTCGCCCGCACCGTCCACCGCGCCGACGTGGTCGTGCTCCTGGGCGTCGACGAGCGCCCCGACATTCCGGGCGACCGTTACGTCGAGTGGGACATCGCCGATCCGGAGAACGCCTCCATCGAGGAGGTCCGCGCCATCGCCGACGACGTCGAGCGCCATGTGCGCGCGCTGCTCGCCGACATGGGCTTCGACGAGGCCCTGTCCGCGTAA